The genomic region AGCAGCGAGGCGCCCGGGAACGCCTCGAGCGTCTCGTAGTGGGTCACGGAGTCCTTGCCGGAGGGCGTGACGGCGAACTTCCACGGGTGGGACGGATGCCGGCCGATCGGCGCGTCGATCGTGCCGGCCAGCGGGTCGGGGTGTCCCTGCACGACGGCGTGGTAGATCTTGTCGACCTCGCGCTCCTTGAACGCGCGCTTGAGCGCGACGTAGGCGCGCTCGGACTTCGCCACGACCATGAGCCCGCTCGTGCCCACGTCGAGCCGGTGCACGACGCCCTGGCGCTCGGCGGCCCCGCTGGTGGCGATGCGGTACCCCGCCGCCGCGAGGGCACCGAGCACCGTCGGGCCCTCCCAGCCGATCGAGGGATGCGCCGCGACGCCCGACGGCTTGTCCACCACGACGATGTCGTCGTCGTCGTGGACGATCCCGAGGTCGGGAACTGCGACGGGGACGACCGTGGGCTCCTCCTTGGGCCGCCACTGCACCTCGAGCCACGCACCGCTGCGCAGGCGGTCGGACTTGCCGAGCTCACGGCCGTCCATGCGGATGCCGCCGGCATCGGCCACGTCGGCGGCGAAGGTGCGCGAGAAGCCGAGCATCTTCGCCAGCGCCGCATCCACGCGCGCTCCGTCGAGCCCGTCGGGGACGGGAAGGCTGCGTGACTCCACGGCGTCAGTCCCGCCCGGCAGGCGTGTCGCCGTCCGCGGCGTCCGCCGGCGCGCTCTCGCCGTCGTCGCCGGGCGCGGAGCCGTCGGCGTTCTCGTCCACGACGTCGGCGTCGGCGGCCTCGCGCTGCTCGCGCGATCCGTCGAAGCCGATGCCGACCAGCACGAGCACGGCGACACCGACCATCATCGACACGATGAAGATGTCGGCGACGTTGTAGATCGCCGGCATCATCCACGGCGTGTGGATGAAGTCGACGACGTGCCCCACGGGGAAGCCGGGCTCACGGAAGACGCGGTCGGTGAGGTTGCCCAGAACGCCGCCCAGCAGCAGCCCCAGGGCGACCGACCACAGCCGCGATCGCACGCGCGTGATGGCGAGCACGACGATCAGCACGGCAACGGCGGCCAGCGCCAGCGTGAACAGCCACGTGACGCTCTCGCCGAGCGAGAAGGCCGCGCCGGGGTTCTTGACGAGGTAGAAGACGAGGAAGTCGCCCAGCACGGGAACCTGCTGCTCCAGCGGAAGGTTCTCGAGGGCGAGGTACTTCGTGAACTGGTCGGCGGCCAGCACCGTCACCGCGAGGACCGCGATGATGATGCTGGCCGCCGCCCGACTCAGGGGGGTCCGGCCTGGCAAGAACCCGTCCTACAGACCGATGGCCGAGACCGGCGTGGCGCCCGACGTCGTGCCCGTGGTCTCGAGGTCGCGGAGCTTGCCCTCGATGTAGCTGCGCAGCTGCGACCGGTAGTCGCGCTCGAAGTTGCGCAGCTCGGTGATGCGCGACTCGAGGCCCGAGCGCTCCCGCTCGAGCTTGGCGACCTCTTCGCGGTGCCGCGTCTCGGCGTCGGAGATGATCGCGGCGGCCTGCGTCTGGGCCTCGCTGATCAGCTGGTCGTGCTTGGCGCGTCCCTCGGCGACATGCTCGTCGTGGAGGCGCTGGGCCAGCTCGATGATGCCGGCGCTGGCCACCGGTCCGTCGCCGGTCATCGCCGGAGCGGCCGCGGGTGCGGGCGCCGGAGCCGGCTCCGGAGCGGCCGCGGCGGGCGCGCCGCCGGACTCGTACGCGGCGAGCTTGGACTTGAGCTCCTCGTTCTCGGCGAGGGCCTTGCGCCACTCGACGACGATCTCGTCCAGGAAGTCGTCGACCTCATCGGGGTCGAAGCCCTCCTTGAAGCGGACGTGCTGGAACTGCTTGGTGACGACGTCATCGGGGGTCAAAGCCATGGTCATACCTCTTTCGAGCGCTCAGGTCGCTGGGCCGATGTCGGGTCCCGTGCGCTCGATGCGCCGGGTCGTTCCTAGAAATCATAGCCGCGGCTCCGGGGAGTGTCGAAGGATGAGCCGCGTGTGCGTCGCACCTCGCCGCGGGCACGGCGTCATGACGCCAGGGAGCGCGTGATGCTGAGCAGGATGAACACCGCCAGCATGGTCAGCGCGAAACCGAAGTCGATCGCGATCGGACCGACCCGCAGCGGCGGGATGAAGCGCCGGAACAGCTTGATCGGAGGATCGGTGACCGTGTACACGATCTCAGCGGCGACCAGTCCCGCGCCGCGCGGGCGCCATTCGCGATTGAAGAAGGGCACCCATTCGAGCACCAGTCTGGCGAACAGCACGAACACATAGATGAGGAGGGCGAAATTCAGGATCGCCGCGATCAGCCGGAGGACGTCCACGTATCAAGTCTGAGGGAAAGGAACAGCTTCCGGGTCGGCCTGGGCCACTGCGCCGTCGCCGGAGACGGCCACATTCTCAGGAGAGAGCAGGAAGACCTTGCTCGTGACGCGCTCGATGCGGCCGTACAGACCGAGCGACAGACCGCTCGCGAAGTCGATCAGGCGGCGCGCGTCGGCGTCGCTCATCTGCGACAGGTTGATGATCACGGGGATGCCGTCGCGGAAGTTCTCGGCGATGACCTGGGCGTCCCGGTACTGCTTGGGGTGGACCGTCAGGATCTCGCTGATCGCCGAGGGCGCCGGCTGACGGACGACGGCGGGCCGGTGGATCGGCGTCACGGGCGCGGGCTTGTCCATGGACTTCTCCTTCCGTGCGGCCGGCTGCGCCGCAGGCTCGTCGTAGATCTCCTCTTCGTCGGCGAGACCCAGGTAGACCATGGTCTTCTTCAAAGGGTTGGACATGGCATCCTCCGTCGTGCTCATCTGTTCCGAGGCTAACGGCGCTCGGGCCGCGGGCCGGTGATTGCGGACCCGATCCGCAGGTGTGTCGCGCCGGCGGCGATGGCCTCGCGGAAGTCGGCGGACATGCCCGCCGACATCCAGTCCGCATCCGGGACGACGCGCCGCAGCCGCTGCGCGTAGCCCGCCAGGCGCTCGAAAGCCGGCGCGGCGGGCTCGCCCAGCGGCGCGACCGACATGATCCCCCGCAGGCGCAGCGTGCCGCACCCGGCGACG from Microbacter sp. GSS18 harbors:
- the lspA gene encoding signal peptidase II; the protein is MPGRTPLSRAAASIIIAVLAVTVLAADQFTKYLALENLPLEQQVPVLGDFLVFYLVKNPGAAFSLGESVTWLFTLALAAVAVLIVVLAITRVRSRLWSVALGLLLGGVLGNLTDRVFREPGFPVGHVVDFIHTPWMMPAIYNVADIFIVSMMVGVAVLVLVGIGFDGSREQREAADADVVDENADGSAPGDDGESAPADAADGDTPAGRD
- a CDS encoding DivIVA domain-containing protein, with the translated sequence MALTPDDVVTKQFQHVRFKEGFDPDEVDDFLDEIVVEWRKALAENEELKSKLAAYESGGAPAAAAPEPAPAPAPAAAPAMTGDGPVASAGIIELAQRLHDEHVAEGRAKHDQLISEAQTQAAAIISDAETRHREEVAKLERERSGLESRITELRNFERDYRSQLRSYIEGKLRDLETTGTTSGATPVSAIGL
- a CDS encoding RluA family pseudouridine synthase; its protein translation is MESRSLPVPDGLDGARVDAALAKMLGFSRTFAADVADAGGIRMDGRELGKSDRLRSGAWLEVQWRPKEEPTVVPVAVPDLGIVHDDDDIVVVDKPSGVAAHPSIGWEGPTVLGALAAAGYRIATSGAAERQGVVHRLDVGTSGLMVVAKSERAYVALKRAFKEREVDKIYHAVVQGHPDPLAGTIDAPIGRHPSHPWKFAVTPSGKDSVTHYETLEAFPGASLLEIHLETGRTHQIRVHMAAHRHPCVGDPLYGADPTMSAKLGLTRQWLHAHELAFAHPATGEWVTFTSDYPDDLAHALAVLRGEA
- the sepF gene encoding cell division protein SepF, with the protein product MSTTEDAMSNPLKKTMVYLGLADEEEIYDEPAAQPAARKEKSMDKPAPVTPIHRPAVVRQPAPSAISEILTVHPKQYRDAQVIAENFRDGIPVIINLSQMSDADARRLIDFASGLSLGLYGRIERVTSKVFLLSPENVAVSGDGAVAQADPEAVPFPQT
- a CDS encoding YggT family protein; this encodes MDVLRLIAAILNFALLIYVFVLFARLVLEWVPFFNREWRPRGAGLVAAEIVYTVTDPPIKLFRRFIPPLRVGPIAIDFGFALTMLAVFILLSITRSLAS